One window of Quercus robur chromosome 5, dhQueRobu3.1, whole genome shotgun sequence genomic DNA carries:
- the LOC126728513 gene encoding uncharacterized protein LOC126728513 produces MKVEIDDDEYHYCMDRLYLQTKNNPTPDKVIHSSTCQAVPKYLQECNQLGSLVCRPESLTSSFNPAVAFLFADGANPNHPANSIKLLLDDSGPFLLPISEQPFPPPTFPELELKIKESVESLGGSVFPKLNRSAPKDLAWISTTGLIQCTTFSEITLLLRVSDSLIHDLCHAYDSCTDKVIVKTPEFLRCTLQVIPIPSAGDGNPLFCMGSNLVGTSQRDVTTFYPVLLEKKSNIEWLIKQFYEDHVRLKFESENYTFDVYVTKDERIKVLDFNPWGAFSLPLLFNWEELRAEHQGRRRHKWTLELWTASVLLGQG; encoded by the exons ATGAAGGTTGAAATCGACGACGATGAGTATCATTACTGTATGGACAGACTATATCTTCAG ACCAAGAACAACCCAACCCCCGATAAGGTGATCCACAGTTCCACATGCCAAGCAGTGCCAAAGTATTTGCAAGAGTGCAACCAGCTGGGATCACTAGTCTGTAGGCCAGAGTCTCTCACTTCAAGCTTTAATCCTGCCGTGGCCTTCCTGTTTGCTGATGGTGCCAACCCAAACCATCCAGCAAATAGCATCAAGCTT CTTCTTGATGATTCTGGACCTTTCCTTCTACCTATTTCTGAACAACCTTTTCCACCCCCTACTTTCCCAGAACTTGAATTGAAGATTAAGGAATCTGTCGAATCACTTGGGGGTTCAGTCTTTCCTAAATTGAATAGGAGTGCACCTAAAGACTTAGCTTGGATAAGCACCACTGGTCTAATCCAATGCACCACGTTTAGTGAGATTACACTCTTGCTAAGAGTATCTGACTCCTTGATCCATGATTTGTGTCATGCATATGATTCATGCACTGATAAAGTCATTGTCAAAACCCCCGAGTTTCTTCGTTGCACTCTGCAAGTGATACCCATCCCTTCTGCCGGAGATGGAAATCCGTTGTTTTGTATGGGGTCAAATCTAGTTGGTACTTCTCAGCGTGATGTCACTACTTTTTACCCGGTTCTTCTTGAGAAGAAAAGTAATATTGAGTGGTTGATCAAGCAATTTTATGAGGATCACGTGAGGCTAAAATTTGAATCTGAGAATTACACATTTGATGTTTATGTTACAAAGGATGAGCGGATTAAGGTTTTGGATTTCAACCCTTGGGGTGCATTTTCATTGCCATTGTTGTTTAATTGGGAAGAGTTAAGAGCAGAACACCAGGGAAGAAGGAGACACAAGTGGACTTTAGAATTGTGGACAGCCAGTGTGCTGTTAGGCCAGGGATGA
- the LOC126728514 gene encoding uncharacterized protein LOC126728514 encodes MDALYCLPCYLFSKKPIGRPESDVFISTGFNNWKKVKDGMNCPLIRHEGKEPNSPHKIAVKCCEDLKNYSRHIDKLIEKQTSKELENNRLRLKTSIECAQWLAFQACAFRGHDESLDSKNRGNFIELIKLTSTFNDKVASVVLENAPGNAKYTSPTIQKEILHILTNNVRNAIREEIGDAKFCILVDEARDESKREQMAIILRFVDKEGFIKERFFHVVHVRDTTALALKNEICAVLSYYNLHIENIRGQGYDGASNMRGEWNGLQALFLKDCPYAYYVHCMAHRLQLALVTASREVKDVHQLFDHLVNIINIVVGSSKRNDELQHAQAEQVENMIASNEIETGRGANQIGTLQRAGDTRWGSHFQSICSLIKMFDATCKVINTISEERANYKQRGDAEGAYQVLTSFEFILILNLMKEIMGITNVLCQALQQHSQDLLNAMHLVSTTKSLIQKLRDDGWEPLLASVISFCEQHKIDIPNMNARFTKGRGRYSRQDDDLTMEHHFRIGIFTVAIDFQLQELKSRFCELITELVILSSALNPKDAFRLFKIVDICNLVKK; translated from the coding sequence ATGGATGCATTATATTGTCTACCTTGCTACCTTTTTAGTAAGAAACCAATAGGTCGTCCCGAATCAGATGTATTCATTTCAACAGGttttaataattggaaaaaggtGAAAGATGGAATGAATTGTCCTTTAATTCGTCATGAAGGGAAAGAACCAAACTCTCCACATAAAATTGCTGTGAAATGTTGCGAGGATTTAAAGAATTATTCACGACATATTGACAAGCTAATTGAGAAACAAACGTCAAAAGAATTAGAGAATAATCGATTGCGGCTCAAAACCTCAATAGAGTGTGCTCAATGGCTAGCATTCCAAGCTTGTGCTTTTAGAGGTCATGATGAAAGCCTTGATTCAAAAAATAGAggcaattttattgaattgataAAACTCACATCAACTTTTAATGACAAAGTAGCTAGTGTTGTCTTGGAAAATGCTCCTGGAAATGCCAAATATACATCACCCACAATTCAAAAGGAGATTTTGCATATTCTTACTAATAATGTGCGAAATGCTATTCGTGAAGAAATTGGGGATGCAAAATTCTGCATTCTTGTTGATGAAGCCCGGGATGAGTCGAAGAGAGAGCAAATGGCCATCATTTTGAGGTTTGTTGATAAAGAAGGTTTCATTAAAGAGCGTTTTTTTCATGTTGTGCATGTTAGAGACACTACTGCATTGGCTTTAAAGAATGAGATATGTGCTGTCCTTTCTTATTATAACCTCCACATTGAAAATATTCGAGGTCAAGGATATGATGGGGCTAGTAACATGCGTGGTGAATGGAATGGATTACAAGctctttttcttaaagattGCCCATATGCTTATTATGTACATTGTATGGCTCATAGGTTGCAATTAGCTCTAGTTACAGCATCTAGAGAAGTAAAAGATGTTCATCAATTATTTGATCATTTGGTTAATATTATCAATATTGTTGTTGGTTCTAGTAAGCGTAATGATGAATTGCAACATGCTCAAGCAGAACAAGTTGAGAATATGATTGCTTCTAATGAAATTGAGACTGGAAGAGGTGCAAACCAAATTGGTACTTTGCAACGAGCTGGAGATACTAGGTGGGGATCtcattttcaatctatttgtAGTTTGATTAAAATGTTTGATGCTACTTGCAAAGTTATCAACACTATTTCTGAGGAAAGGGCTAATTATAAACAACGCGGTGATGCCGAGGGAGCTTATCAGGTATTAacatcatttgaatttattttaatcttgaaTTTGATGAAAGAGATAATGGGAATTACTAATGTTctttgtcaagctttgcaaCAACATTCTCAAGACCTTTTAAATGCCATGCATTTAGTTTCAACTACAAAATCACTTATTCAAAAGTTGAGAGATGATGGATGGGAGCCTTTACTTGCTAGTGTTATATCATTTTGTGAGCAACATAAAATTGATATTCCAAATATGAATGCTCGTTTCACTAAAGGTCGAGGTAGATATAGTCGTCAAGATGACGATTTAACAATGGAACATCATTTTAGAATTGGCATATTTACAGTTGCAATAGACTTTCAATTGCAAGAATTGAAAAGTAGATTTTGTGAGCTAATAACGGAACTTGTCATTCTTAGTTCAGCTTTAAATCCCAAGGATGCTTTTAGATTattcaaaattgttgatataTGCAATTTGGTTAAGAAATAA
- the LOC126728515 gene encoding uncharacterized protein LOC126728515 — protein MISFLRANQDVFAWKHEDMPGIDRKIIQHRLNVNLECKPIQQKRKIFAPERNKTVTKKVEKLLEVDFIKEVFYPDWLANVVMVKKSNGKWRMCVDFTDLNKACPKDSFLLLRINQLVDSTAGHKLLSFMDAFFGYNQILMDEDNQEKTLFIASQGLYCYKVMPFGLKNAGATYQRLVNRKFLGFMVSQRGIEANPDKVKAIIEVKSPKTMKEVQSLIGKVAALNRFVFRATDKCMPFFKVLKKAFQWNDECEEALAKLKEYLTKPPL, from the exons atgatctCCTTCTTAAGGGCAAACCAAGATGTCTTCGCTTGGAAACACGAGGATATGCCCGGGATTGATAGGAAGATCATACAGCATCGTCTCAACGTCAACCTAGAATGCAAACCTATACagcagaaaaggaaaatatttgcACCAGAACGCAACAAAACTGTAACTAAAAAAGTAGAGAAGCTGCTGGAAGTTGATTTCATCAAGGAAGTCTTCTATCCAGACTGGCTAGCAAACGTGGTCATGGTAAAAAAGAGCAACGgtaagtggagaatgtgcgtcgATTTCACAGACCTGAATAAGGCTTGCCCAAAAGACAGCTTCCTCTTGCTAAGGATTAACCAACTAGTAGACTCAACTGCTGGACACAAGCTATTGAGTTTCATGGATGCGTTCTTTGGTTACAACCAGATTCTTATGGACGAAGACAATCAAGAGAAGACCTTGTTCATCGCTAGCCAAGGGTTATACTGCTACAAGGTTATGCCCTTTGGACTGAAGAACGCAGGAGCCACCTACCAAAGATTGGTGAACC gaaaattcttgggattcatggtgtcccaacgGGGAATAGAGGCAAATCCAGACAAAGTAAAAGCAATAATCGAAGTCAAATCTCCAAAAACAATGAAGGAGGTACAGAGCTTGATAGGGAAAGTTGCAGCCCTAAACAGATTCGTCTTTAGGGCAACAGACAAGTGCATGCCATTTTTCAAGGTATTGAAAAAAGCCTTTCAATGGAATGACGAATGCGAAGAAGCCCTTGCCAAGTTAAAGGAGTACTTGACGAAACCACCTCTATAG